Proteins found in one Oncorhynchus tshawytscha isolate Ot180627B linkage group LG25, Otsh_v2.0, whole genome shotgun sequence genomic segment:
- the LOC112224139 gene encoding autism susceptibility gene 2 protein homolog isoform X3 has protein sequence MEGPSQSSGFRQSRRSRSQRDRERRRRRVDLAEQRATSPSSGSEKELCGPGSVLGPGGRECRPGFAGPRHRPPRRRKRKSVYCEEDIIDGFSIASFNSFEALEMDCSMKPTQRAAMLMGRGSKRKRGPEENGKRPLSEPEEGAPPSFSRSCWKRRKIEGGGILFLETGYICDTESESADKASDSDMGPIFIVSTRKVLEPIPVSMASVGKGCPTLPLPGRCGLSRLAVTPRVSGLERSQERSLEPPYPEPLSTSPSFSCLPSLSPAMVARPGQLNGSSDGLRHNAHHNPSPPHSKHKSFLTFPGRHPSIYSMGINNRNGTSVKPPSSSAASSSLSIRPPTPSSSMSMSLIRGPGSLASLRPPSRAGSSAMFTPSPGLPPPPPLLTSHSGPDQDLLRQDLLRQGLNSHFLASQDREGRRSVPGAELNGGGPGLSTPGGPSGASPSSGSSGRSSQAQPGIQPLAFQFHQHNHQHQHTHTHQHFTPFLHPTPSAPPPQHLFEKYGKMEGLYRNTFFPQYPPPPVPGIQPVLPPNGPFSSLQGAFQPKGTSPEMTARLGVVPHHLQPKDPRLTDPFGTSLKVSNKPGKWCAMHVRVAWMILRHQKKVKLMQADPHKLDFRNEMLARLPGSGGLGTLGPLGGGLPSAHDLNRPASLFTATDPYGRSPPFTPLGALGSGAFGGLGSPTLANSSVFGHKEPPAVGGLPNPHDPWNRLHGGPPPLAGPSWAKGAEKRDERDTGKDIIHIKDEKDRDNILYGRQPVRMSPVAPAPTLQQHRGSTPVSHINGHGGPLGGPSSLTEDLTRRNGDKRLLLSVSSRPPPLGPSSSAAATDRDRPRSSSSSVLTTPPPSGLGAPSPLDLYPRQQPAALHSLHSEPSHSSQREGGPPASSCSSATVTSLSQGKKPDRTNTPVPKPPPVKVKEERKEEPELVPISLPPPLPPNYDRPNSRPHHRSATPSSLSLTSTSGVPLPPPTPHNPHHHLSLLERSRAQAAIEAYLGSTQGGGGIVVGPGGERFSTHPHGPPQGHGQHPHSFQWDPWRELAAQQQQQQRREAMALRSDPHLALRSDPHLARLLQAQHAQRFLEAERAAALAAAVAANNPHHHPPTSTSSVRQEFGLMAHHFDRPPQLGHPGGGLMDEQQRAQILREDFERARYFGMHAHPHLSGSHHPPGSHAAHLEQLHAGMLSHSHLHQPGASNSSPHHPGLYSRLGPLHTHHVPNGILAKTPAGLVGALSVGAPPPLIPSVTSRSSTPTRRLGGPGDLALYSSHKEGESR, from the exons ATGGAAGGTCCGAGTCAAAGCAGTGGGTTCAGACAGAGCCGACGCTCCCGTTCTCAACGAGACAGAGAGCGGCGTAGGAGAAGAGTAGACCTTGCTGAGCAGCGGGCCACATCGCCCTCCTCGGGCTCGGAAAAGGAGCTTTGCGGGCCAGGATCTGTACTCGGTCCTGGAGGTAGAGAATGTCGACCCGGGTTCGCCGGCCCCAGACACAGGCCTCCTCGACGGAGGAAGCGCAAGTCGGTGTACTGTGAGGAGGACATCATCGATGGCTTTTCAATTGCCAGCTTCAACAGCTTTGAGGCCCTGGAG ATGGACTGCTCCATGAAGCCTACCCAGCGTGCCGCCATGCTCATGGGAAGGGGGAGCAAGAGGAAGAGGGGCCCGGAGGAGAATGGTAAAAGGCCCCTCTCAGAGCCTGAGGAAGGGGCCCCACCTAGCTTCTCCCGCAGCTGTTGGAAGAGGAGAAAGATTGAG GGTGGGGGCATCCTCTTCTTGGAGACTGGCTACATC tgtGACACAGAGAGCGAGTCAGCAGATAAG GCCTCCGACAGTGACATGGGGCCAATATTCATTGTCAGCACAAGGAAAG TTTTGGAACCTATCCCTGTGAGCATGGCCTCTGTGGGCAAAGGCTGCCCTACACTTCCGCTGCCAGGCCGCTGTGGCCTCTCCCGGCTGGCGGTCACCCCACGTGTCTCTGGCCTGGAGCGCAGCCAGGAGAGGAGTCTGGAGCCGCCTTACCCTGAGCCCCTGTCTACCTCACCCTCCTTCTCCTGCCTGCCGTCCCTCTCCCCGGCCATGGTCGCACGGCCCGGACAGCTCAACGGCAGCAGCGATGGCCTTCGCCACAACGCCCACCACAACCCCAGCCCACCGCACTCCAAACACAAGTCCTTCCTCACCTTCCCCGGGCGACACCCATCCATCTACAGCATGGGCATCAACAACAG gAACGGTACATCAGTCAAGCCCCCATCCTCTTCTGCTGCTTCTTCCTCGTTGTCTATACGACCCCCAACTCCCTCTTCCAGTATGTCGATGTCCCTAATTAGAGGTCCAGGGTCATTAGCATCTCTGCGCCCCCCTTCACGTGCTGGCTCTAGTGCCATGTTCACCCCCTCCCCTGGgcttccacctccacctcctctcctcacttcccaCTCAGGACCAG ACCAGGACCTGCTGCGCCAGGACCTGCTGCGCCAGGGCCTGAACTCTCACTTCCTGGCCTCGCAGGATCGCGAGGGCCGCCGCAGCGTACCTGGGGCTGAGCTCAACGGTGGCGGGCCAGGCCTCTCTACTCCCGGTGGTCCATCGGGGGCCAGCCCCAGCTCGGGCTCCTCAGGCCGCTCCTCCCAGGCCCAGCCCGGAATTCAGCCCCTGGCCTTCCAGTTCCACCAGCACAACCACCAGCACCAGCATACACATACGCACCAACACTTCACCCCCTTCCTGCACCCCACTCCCTCCGCACCACCGCCTCAGCACCTG TTTGAGAAATATGGCAAGATGGAGGGACTCTACAGAAACACT TTCTTCCCACAGTACCCTCCTCCCCCAGTGCCAGGCATCCAGCCCGTGCTTCCTCCCAATGGGCCCTTCAGCTCTCTGCAAGGAGCCTTCCAGCCTAAG GGAACAAGTCCTGAGATGACAGCTCGACTGGGGGTTGTGCCTCACCACCTGCAGCCCAAAGACCCCAGG CTAACTGATCCATTTGGGACATCGTTGAAAGTCAGTAAT AAACCAGGGAAGTGGTGTGCTATGCATGTACGTGTGGCGTGGATGATTCTAAGACATCAGAAGAAAGTGAAG CTGATGCAGGCTGATCCGCACAAGCTGGACTTCCGTAACGAGATGTTGGCTCGTCTTCCGGGCTCCGGGGGCCTGGGCACACTAGGGCCCCTTGGTGGTGGCCTCCCCTCTGCCCACGACCTTAACCGACCTGCCAGCCTCTTTACAGCCACTG ATCCGTACGGCCGCTCACCTCCGTTCACCCCTCTTGGAGCCCTGGGCTCTGGTGCCTTTGGGGGACTTGGCAGCCCTACGCTGG CTAACAGCTCGGTGTTTGGCCACAAGGAGCCTCCTGCCGTCGGGGGCTTACCCAACCCTCATGACCCCTGGAACCGACTGCACGGTGGGCCTCCCCCCTTGGCTGGCCCCAGTTGGGCCAAGGGGGCTGAGAAGAGGGACGAGCGGGACACGGGGAAGGACATTATTCACATCAAAGATGAGAAagacag AGACAATATTCTATATGGTCGTCAACCTGTGCGGATGTCTCCAGTGGCCCCGGCCCCCACTCTCCAGCAGCACCGCGGCAGCACCCCTGTCTCCCACATCAACGGACACGGGGGCCCTCTGGGAGGCCCCAGCAGTCTCACTGAGGATCTGACACGCAGAAATGGAGACAAAAGACTGCTCCTCTCGGTCTCCTCCAGGCCACCTCCTCTAGGCCCTTCATCCTCAGCAGCtgcaacagacagagacagacctcgctcctcctcttcctctgtcctgaCGACTCCACCGCCCTCTGGACTCGGCGCCCCCTCTCCCTTGGATCTGTACCCCCGTCAGCAGCCCGCAGCGCTGCACAGCCTACACAGTGAACCCTCTCACTcatcacagagagagggaggccccCCTGCCTCATCCTGTTCCTCAGCCACGGTCACCTCTCTGTCCCAGGGCAAGAAGCCTGACCGAACCAACACCCCggtgcccaagcctcccccagtCAAGGTcaaggaggaaaggaaggaggaacCAGAGCTCGTGCCAATCTCCTTGCCGCCGCCTCTGCCCCCCAACTACGACAGGCCCAACAGCCGCCCTCACCACCGCTCCgccaccccctcttctctctctctgacttccacGTCCGGGGTGCCCCTACCACCTCCCACCCCGCACAACCCTCACCATCATCTTTCCCTCCTGGAGCGCTCTCGAGCGCAGGCCGCCATTGAGGCCTACCTGGGGAGCACACAAGGGGGTGGGGGGATAGTAGTGGGTCCAGGGGGGGAGAGGTTCTCCACCCACCCCCATGGCCCACCCCAGGGGCACGGCCAGCACCCCCACAGCTTCCAATGGGACCCATGGAGGGAGCTGGCTgcccaacaacagcagcagcaacgcCGAGAGGCCATGGCCCTGCGTTCGGACCCCCACCTGGCGCTGCGCTCTGACCCCCACCTGGCCCGGCTGCTCCAGGCCCAGCACGCCCAGCGCTTCCTGGAGGCCGAGAGGGCGGCAGCCTTGGCAGCAGCTGTGGCTGCCAACAACCCTCACCACcaccctcctacctctacctcctcgGTCCGCCAGGAGTTTGGCCTGATGGCCCACCACTTTGACCGCCCTCCTCAGCTGGGGCACCCAGGTGGCGGCCTCATGGATGAGCAGCAGCGCGCCCAGATCCTAAGGGAAGACTTTGAAAGGGCACGCTACTTCGGGATGCACGCTCACCCGCACCTCTCGGGCTCCCACCACCCACCGGGTTCTCACGCAGCCCACCTGGAGCAGCTGCACGCCGGGATGCTCTCCCACTCACATCTCCATCAGCCTGGAGCCTCCAACTCTTCGCCCCACCACCCCGGCCTCTACTCCCGCCTGGGGCCTCTCCACACTCACCACGTGCCCAATGGCATCCTTGCCAAGACCCCTGCTGGCCTGGTGGGGGCACTGTCCGTAGGCGCCCCCCCTCCACTCATTCCATCTGTGACAAGCAGGTCTTCCACCCCGACCCGTAGACTGGGTGGGCCAGGGGACTTGGCACTGTACAGCTCTCACAAAGAAGGCGAGTCCAGATAG
- the LOC112224139 gene encoding autism susceptibility gene 2 protein homolog isoform X1 has product MEGPSQSSGFRQSRRSRSQRDRERRRRRVDLAEQRATSPSSGSEKELCGPGSVLGPGGRECRPGFAGPRHRPPRRRKRKSVYCEEDIIDGFSIASFNSFEALEMDCSMKPTQRAAMLMGRGSKRKRGPEENGKRPLSEPEEGAPPSFSRSCWKRRKIEGGGILFLETGYICDTESESADKASDSDMGPIFIVSTRKVLEPIPVSMASVGKGCPTLPLPGRCGLSRLAVTPRVSGLERSQERSLEPPYPEPLSTSPSFSCLPSLSPAMVARPGQLNGSSDGLRHNAHHNPSPPHSKHKSFLTFPGRHPSIYSMGINNRNGTSVKPPSSSAASSSLSIRPPTPSSSMSMSLIRGPGSLASLRPPSRAGSSAMFTPSPGLPPPPPLLTSHSGPDQDLLRQDLLRQGLNSHFLASQDREGRRSVPGAELNGGGPGLSTPGGPSGASPSSGSSGRSSQAQPGIQPLAFQFHQHNHQHQHTHTHQHFTPFLHPTPSAPPPQHLFEKYGKMEGLYRNTFFPQYPPPPVPGIQPVLPPNGPFSSLQGAFQPKPLVPQGTSPEMTARLGVVPHHLQPKDPRLTDPFGTSLKVSNKPGKWCAMHVRVAWMILRHQKKVKLMQADPHKLDFRNEMLARLPGSGGLGTLGPLGGGLPSAHDLNRPASLFTATDPYGRSPPFTPLGALGSGAFGGLGSPTLANSSVFGHKEPPAVGGLPNPHDPWNRLHGGPPPLAGPSWAKGAEKRDERDTGKDIIHIKDEKDRDNILYGRQPVRMSPVAPAPTLQQHRGSTPVSHINGHGGPLGGPSSLTEDLTRRNGDKRLLLSVSSRPPPLGPSSSAAATDRDRPRSSSSSVLTTPPPSGLGAPSPLDLYPRQQPAALHSLHSEPSHSSQREGGPPASSCSSATVTSLSQGKKPDRTNTPVPKPPPVKVKEERKEEPELVPISLPPPLPPNYDRPNSRPHHRSATPSSLSLTSTSGVPLPPPTPHNPHHHLSLLERSRAQAAIEAYLGSTQGGGGIVVGPGGERFSTHPHGPPQGHGQHPHSFQWDPWRELAAQQQQQQRREAMALRSDPHLALRSDPHLARLLQAQHAQRFLEAERAAALAAAVAANNPHHHPPTSTSSVRQEFGLMAHHFDRPPQLGHPGGGLMDEQQRAQILREDFERARYFGMHAHPHLSGSHHPPGSHAAHLEQLHAGMLSHSHLHQPGASNSSPHHPGLYSRLGPLHTHHVPNGILAKTPAGLVGALSVGAPPPLIPSVTSRSSTPTRRLGGPGDLALYSSHKEGESR; this is encoded by the exons ATGGAAGGTCCGAGTCAAAGCAGTGGGTTCAGACAGAGCCGACGCTCCCGTTCTCAACGAGACAGAGAGCGGCGTAGGAGAAGAGTAGACCTTGCTGAGCAGCGGGCCACATCGCCCTCCTCGGGCTCGGAAAAGGAGCTTTGCGGGCCAGGATCTGTACTCGGTCCTGGAGGTAGAGAATGTCGACCCGGGTTCGCCGGCCCCAGACACAGGCCTCCTCGACGGAGGAAGCGCAAGTCGGTGTACTGTGAGGAGGACATCATCGATGGCTTTTCAATTGCCAGCTTCAACAGCTTTGAGGCCCTGGAG ATGGACTGCTCCATGAAGCCTACCCAGCGTGCCGCCATGCTCATGGGAAGGGGGAGCAAGAGGAAGAGGGGCCCGGAGGAGAATGGTAAAAGGCCCCTCTCAGAGCCTGAGGAAGGGGCCCCACCTAGCTTCTCCCGCAGCTGTTGGAAGAGGAGAAAGATTGAG GGTGGGGGCATCCTCTTCTTGGAGACTGGCTACATC tgtGACACAGAGAGCGAGTCAGCAGATAAG GCCTCCGACAGTGACATGGGGCCAATATTCATTGTCAGCACAAGGAAAG TTTTGGAACCTATCCCTGTGAGCATGGCCTCTGTGGGCAAAGGCTGCCCTACACTTCCGCTGCCAGGCCGCTGTGGCCTCTCCCGGCTGGCGGTCACCCCACGTGTCTCTGGCCTGGAGCGCAGCCAGGAGAGGAGTCTGGAGCCGCCTTACCCTGAGCCCCTGTCTACCTCACCCTCCTTCTCCTGCCTGCCGTCCCTCTCCCCGGCCATGGTCGCACGGCCCGGACAGCTCAACGGCAGCAGCGATGGCCTTCGCCACAACGCCCACCACAACCCCAGCCCACCGCACTCCAAACACAAGTCCTTCCTCACCTTCCCCGGGCGACACCCATCCATCTACAGCATGGGCATCAACAACAG gAACGGTACATCAGTCAAGCCCCCATCCTCTTCTGCTGCTTCTTCCTCGTTGTCTATACGACCCCCAACTCCCTCTTCCAGTATGTCGATGTCCCTAATTAGAGGTCCAGGGTCATTAGCATCTCTGCGCCCCCCTTCACGTGCTGGCTCTAGTGCCATGTTCACCCCCTCCCCTGGgcttccacctccacctcctctcctcacttcccaCTCAGGACCAG ACCAGGACCTGCTGCGCCAGGACCTGCTGCGCCAGGGCCTGAACTCTCACTTCCTGGCCTCGCAGGATCGCGAGGGCCGCCGCAGCGTACCTGGGGCTGAGCTCAACGGTGGCGGGCCAGGCCTCTCTACTCCCGGTGGTCCATCGGGGGCCAGCCCCAGCTCGGGCTCCTCAGGCCGCTCCTCCCAGGCCCAGCCCGGAATTCAGCCCCTGGCCTTCCAGTTCCACCAGCACAACCACCAGCACCAGCATACACATACGCACCAACACTTCACCCCCTTCCTGCACCCCACTCCCTCCGCACCACCGCCTCAGCACCTG TTTGAGAAATATGGCAAGATGGAGGGACTCTACAGAAACACT TTCTTCCCACAGTACCCTCCTCCCCCAGTGCCAGGCATCCAGCCCGTGCTTCCTCCCAATGGGCCCTTCAGCTCTCTGCAAGGAGCCTTCCAGCCTAAG CCCCTTGTCCCCCAGGGAACAAGTCCTGAGATGACAGCTCGACTGGGGGTTGTGCCTCACCACCTGCAGCCCAAAGACCCCAGG CTAACTGATCCATTTGGGACATCGTTGAAAGTCAGTAAT AAACCAGGGAAGTGGTGTGCTATGCATGTACGTGTGGCGTGGATGATTCTAAGACATCAGAAGAAAGTGAAG CTGATGCAGGCTGATCCGCACAAGCTGGACTTCCGTAACGAGATGTTGGCTCGTCTTCCGGGCTCCGGGGGCCTGGGCACACTAGGGCCCCTTGGTGGTGGCCTCCCCTCTGCCCACGACCTTAACCGACCTGCCAGCCTCTTTACAGCCACTG ATCCGTACGGCCGCTCACCTCCGTTCACCCCTCTTGGAGCCCTGGGCTCTGGTGCCTTTGGGGGACTTGGCAGCCCTACGCTGG CTAACAGCTCGGTGTTTGGCCACAAGGAGCCTCCTGCCGTCGGGGGCTTACCCAACCCTCATGACCCCTGGAACCGACTGCACGGTGGGCCTCCCCCCTTGGCTGGCCCCAGTTGGGCCAAGGGGGCTGAGAAGAGGGACGAGCGGGACACGGGGAAGGACATTATTCACATCAAAGATGAGAAagacag AGACAATATTCTATATGGTCGTCAACCTGTGCGGATGTCTCCAGTGGCCCCGGCCCCCACTCTCCAGCAGCACCGCGGCAGCACCCCTGTCTCCCACATCAACGGACACGGGGGCCCTCTGGGAGGCCCCAGCAGTCTCACTGAGGATCTGACACGCAGAAATGGAGACAAAAGACTGCTCCTCTCGGTCTCCTCCAGGCCACCTCCTCTAGGCCCTTCATCCTCAGCAGCtgcaacagacagagacagacctcgctcctcctcttcctctgtcctgaCGACTCCACCGCCCTCTGGACTCGGCGCCCCCTCTCCCTTGGATCTGTACCCCCGTCAGCAGCCCGCAGCGCTGCACAGCCTACACAGTGAACCCTCTCACTcatcacagagagagggaggccccCCTGCCTCATCCTGTTCCTCAGCCACGGTCACCTCTCTGTCCCAGGGCAAGAAGCCTGACCGAACCAACACCCCggtgcccaagcctcccccagtCAAGGTcaaggaggaaaggaaggaggaacCAGAGCTCGTGCCAATCTCCTTGCCGCCGCCTCTGCCCCCCAACTACGACAGGCCCAACAGCCGCCCTCACCACCGCTCCgccaccccctcttctctctctctgacttccacGTCCGGGGTGCCCCTACCACCTCCCACCCCGCACAACCCTCACCATCATCTTTCCCTCCTGGAGCGCTCTCGAGCGCAGGCCGCCATTGAGGCCTACCTGGGGAGCACACAAGGGGGTGGGGGGATAGTAGTGGGTCCAGGGGGGGAGAGGTTCTCCACCCACCCCCATGGCCCACCCCAGGGGCACGGCCAGCACCCCCACAGCTTCCAATGGGACCCATGGAGGGAGCTGGCTgcccaacaacagcagcagcaacgcCGAGAGGCCATGGCCCTGCGTTCGGACCCCCACCTGGCGCTGCGCTCTGACCCCCACCTGGCCCGGCTGCTCCAGGCCCAGCACGCCCAGCGCTTCCTGGAGGCCGAGAGGGCGGCAGCCTTGGCAGCAGCTGTGGCTGCCAACAACCCTCACCACcaccctcctacctctacctcctcgGTCCGCCAGGAGTTTGGCCTGATGGCCCACCACTTTGACCGCCCTCCTCAGCTGGGGCACCCAGGTGGCGGCCTCATGGATGAGCAGCAGCGCGCCCAGATCCTAAGGGAAGACTTTGAAAGGGCACGCTACTTCGGGATGCACGCTCACCCGCACCTCTCGGGCTCCCACCACCCACCGGGTTCTCACGCAGCCCACCTGGAGCAGCTGCACGCCGGGATGCTCTCCCACTCACATCTCCATCAGCCTGGAGCCTCCAACTCTTCGCCCCACCACCCCGGCCTCTACTCCCGCCTGGGGCCTCTCCACACTCACCACGTGCCCAATGGCATCCTTGCCAAGACCCCTGCTGGCCTGGTGGGGGCACTGTCCGTAGGCGCCCCCCCTCCACTCATTCCATCTGTGACAAGCAGGTCTTCCACCCCGACCCGTAGACTGGGTGGGCCAGGGGACTTGGCACTGTACAGCTCTCACAAAGAAGGCGAGTCCAGATAG